In Deltaproteobacteria bacterium, a genomic segment contains:
- a CDS encoding FixH family protein has translation MKRLIAGIFALFGALIAGTVWIAHRSFDGLVERNYYQAAVAEFPGREEEARLRFRAVLPGDYRAGRSRFAAELSTSAGPLRGARATLAAMRISGTGSDREFPLREESPGVYAAELFLPAAGEWMFSLAVDSGKLHARRRWTATAHPDGTGPAADVIPVPLRPTSGIPEPTLTISPWPPPGMRELSFTADIPGYEGPAPFIELSMRGMDMGRNRVDLARFAAGRYRGTGVAVRCPSGRKDREATLTVPGRGKAEFRFELAD, from the coding sequence GTGAAGCGGCTGATCGCGGGGATCTTCGCGCTGTTCGGAGCGCTGATCGCAGGGACGGTCTGGATCGCGCACCGGTCGTTCGACGGGCTCGTGGAGCGGAACTACTACCAGGCCGCGGTCGCCGAGTTCCCCGGGCGGGAAGAGGAGGCGCGCTTGCGGTTCCGGGCGGTCCTTCCGGGCGACTACCGCGCGGGAAGAAGCCGGTTCGCCGCGGAGCTGTCGACGTCGGCCGGCCCCTTGCGGGGCGCCCGGGCGACCTTGGCCGCGATGCGGATCTCCGGCACGGGGAGCGACCGGGAATTCCCGCTCCGCGAGGAGTCCCCCGGGGTCTACGCCGCGGAGCTGTTCCTCCCCGCCGCCGGGGAATGGATGTTCTCGCTCGCGGTGGACTCCGGGAAGCTGCACGCGCGCCGCCGGTGGACGGCGACGGCGCATCCCGACGGCACGGGTCCGGCCGCGGACGTCATCCCGGTCCCCCTGCGCCCGACCTCGGGAATTCCGGAGCCGACGCTCACCATCTCCCCTTGGCCTCCCCCCGGGATGCGGGAGCTCTCCTTCACGGCGGATATCCCCGGCTACGAAGGCCCCGCGCCGTTCATCGAACTGTCCATGCGCGGGATGGACATGGGGCGGAACCGCGTCGACCTCGCGCGTTTCGCCGCCGGCCGTTATCGCGGAACCGGGGTCGCCGTCCGCTGCCCCAGCGGCCGCAAGGACCGGGAGGCGACGCTGACCGTCCCGGGGCGTGGAAAGGCGGAGTTCCGTTTTGAACTGGCCGACTGA
- a CDS encoding 4Fe-4S binding protein, whose amino-acid sequence MWTRRRRAVALLGGAATLLLPFLRIGGDSAFRFDIPTMRLLFFGSVLWIDQFHLVLLLVLFLLLLAVGTTAVFGRVWCGWLCPQTVIAEVARWMASALPGRARKSGASVVLVPLSALVSLSLLWFFVPPAETFRNLFRSPVLLGFFLAQWGVVYGMVGVLGTRFCGTACPYGMLQNAVADGMTISVAFDPGRADCLRCNLCARVCPVGIDIRKGDQRECLACATCIDACRGVTAARGIDPFISYRGTVRRARAYLFAGTAAAAGLAFLFAVWAQPSVAFAVQWEGSGPGGGGNLYRYSVRNGRAEPVRMRLSVDRPARILGDPGIAAAPKSRAFGSVAVTSDGETRGEVRFTAEGNGFRFVREAAYP is encoded by the coding sequence GTGTGGACCCGTAGACGCAGGGCCGTCGCCCTCCTCGGGGGGGCGGCGACCCTGCTCCTCCCCTTCCTCCGGATCGGAGGAGACAGCGCGTTCCGGTTCGACATCCCCACGATGCGGCTCCTCTTCTTCGGGTCGGTCCTGTGGATCGACCAGTTCCATCTCGTGCTCCTCCTCGTCCTCTTCCTGCTCCTCCTCGCCGTCGGGACGACCGCGGTGTTCGGGCGCGTGTGGTGCGGGTGGCTCTGCCCGCAGACCGTGATCGCGGAGGTCGCGCGGTGGATGGCCTCCGCCCTACCGGGCAGGGCGCGCAAGTCGGGCGCGTCCGTCGTTCTGGTGCCGCTCTCCGCGCTCGTCTCCCTCTCCCTCCTGTGGTTCTTCGTCCCGCCCGCGGAAACGTTCCGGAACCTTTTCCGCTCCCCGGTGCTCCTCGGCTTCTTCCTGGCGCAGTGGGGGGTCGTCTACGGGATGGTGGGAGTGCTCGGGACGAGGTTCTGCGGCACCGCGTGCCCCTACGGGATGCTGCAGAACGCGGTGGCGGACGGCATGACGATCTCGGTGGCGTTCGACCCCGGCCGCGCCGACTGCCTCCGCTGCAACCTCTGCGCCCGGGTCTGCCCGGTCGGGATCGATATCCGGAAGGGGGACCAGAGGGAGTGCCTCGCGTGCGCGACGTGCATCGACGCGTGCCGGGGCGTGACGGCCGCCCGCGGGATCGATCCGTTCATCTCCTACCGGGGGACGGTCCGCCGCGCGAGGGCGTACCTCTTCGCCGGGACCGCGGCCGCCGCGGGGCTCGCGTTCCTTTTCGCCGTATGGGCCCAGCCTTCGGTCGCGTTCGCGGTCCAATGGGAGGGATCCGGTCCCGGGGGCGGCGGAAACCTGTACCGGTACTCCGTCCGCAACGGGCGGGCGGAGCCGGTGCGGATGCGCCTGTCCGTCGACCGGCCGGCCCGGATCCTCGGCGATCCCGGCATCGCGGCCGCGCCGAAATCGCGCGCCTTCGGGAGCGTGGCGGTGACGTCGGACGGGGAGACGCGGGGCGAGGTGCGCTTCACCGCGGAAGGGAACGGTTTCCGGTTCGTCCGGGAGGCGGCGTACCCGTGA
- a CDS encoding c-type cytochrome, whose product MENPFGDMESHNKVPRGFLALVVGLIAWGVYYIAAYTPEISGWSQYKVFARDAEADRAKSAAGAMRMDENPYEKDEKSIVEGKLLYAEKCAGCHGADLQGGDGPTLVGHLKFGEVDRLKFESIAGGRPGGMPGFESELGRDRIWKVLAYVDSVREYGKKP is encoded by the coding sequence ATGGAGAATCCGTTCGGCGACATGGAAAGCCACAACAAGGTCCCCCGCGGATTCCTCGCGCTCGTGGTCGGCCTGATCGCCTGGGGGGTCTACTACATCGCGGCGTACACCCCGGAGATCAGCGGCTGGTCGCAGTACAAGGTGTTCGCCAGGGACGCGGAGGCGGACCGGGCGAAGTCCGCCGCCGGCGCGATGCGGATGGACGAGAACCCGTACGAGAAGGACGAGAAGAGCATCGTGGAGGGGAAGCTCCTCTACGCGGAGAAGTGCGCCGGCTGCCACGGGGCGGACCTCCAGGGGGGCGACGGCCCGACCCTGGTCGGCCACCTGAAGTTCGGCGAGGTCGACCGGCTGAAGTTCGAGTCGATCGCCGGAGGGCGCCCCGGCGGCATGCCCGGGTTCGAGTCGGAGCTGGGACGGGACCGGATCTGGAAAGTGCTGGCGTACGTCGACTCCGTGCGGGAGTATGGGAAGAAGCCGTAG
- a CDS encoding cbb3-type cytochrome c oxidase subunit 3: protein MSASALLYILFTAALGAVFAGIVAYYYGKRRFERVEAPKFRMLEDDETPPGPSGGVREG, encoded by the coding sequence ATGAGCGCCTCCGCGCTGCTGTACATCCTGTTCACCGCGGCCCTGGGGGCGGTCTTCGCGGGGATCGTCGCCTACTACTACGGCAAGCGGCGGTTCGAGCGGGTCGAGGCGCCGAAGTTCCGCATGCTCGAGGACGACGAAACGCCTCCCGGCCCCTCGGGCGGCGTCCGGGAGGGATGA
- the ccoO gene encoding cytochrome-c oxidase, cbb3-type subunit II, with protein MNFDSLYEKPVLFAIAAVVVISIGTLVTTFIPLFLPSTQPVSPLVKPYTAVELEGRDIYIREGCNNCHTQTVRPLRTEVARYGEYSKPEESAWDRPFLWGSRRTGPDLARVGGKYPDSWHYQHMRDPQGMFPKSNMPAYPWLASAKLDTSLTARKAKVLGYGYDEAEVARQLSAFREAVTSPAYASANARNRSTSAALRGELTEQDAMVAYLQKLGKDLKAAQQASGAGAAAVPAATRNPFAGSRAAEEEGEKIFQENCRSCHGEKGAGGFGPKLAVKDHRFGNGDADLYASVAEGRPGGMPPFLPQLGKDRVWKVVSYIRRLERE; from the coding sequence ATGAACTTCGACAGCCTCTACGAAAAACCGGTCCTGTTCGCGATCGCCGCGGTCGTCGTCATCTCGATCGGAACGCTCGTCACGACCTTCATCCCGCTCTTCCTGCCGTCCACCCAGCCCGTGAGCCCGCTCGTCAAGCCGTACACGGCGGTCGAGCTGGAGGGACGCGACATCTACATCCGCGAGGGGTGCAACAACTGCCACACGCAGACGGTCCGGCCGCTCCGGACCGAGGTGGCGCGCTACGGAGAATACTCCAAGCCCGAGGAGTCCGCCTGGGACAGGCCGTTCCTCTGGGGCTCCCGGCGGACCGGACCCGACCTCGCCCGGGTTGGAGGGAAGTACCCCGACTCGTGGCACTACCAGCACATGCGGGATCCCCAGGGGATGTTCCCGAAGTCGAACATGCCCGCGTACCCGTGGCTCGCGTCGGCGAAGCTCGACACGTCCCTCACGGCGCGGAAGGCGAAGGTGCTCGGGTACGGCTACGACGAGGCGGAGGTCGCCCGGCAGCTTTCGGCGTTCCGGGAGGCGGTGACGTCGCCGGCGTACGCCTCCGCGAACGCGCGGAACCGGTCGACGTCCGCCGCCCTTCGGGGGGAGCTGACCGAGCAGGACGCCATGGTGGCGTACCTGCAGAAGCTCGGGAAGGACCTGAAGGCCGCGCAGCAGGCCTCGGGAGCCGGGGCGGCGGCGGTGCCCGCGGCGACCCGGAATCCGTTCGCGGGCAGCCGGGCCGCCGAAGAGGAAGGCGAGAAGATCTTCCAGGAGAATTGCCGGAGCTGCCACGGGGAGAAGGGCGCCGGGGGGTTCGGGCCGAAACTGGCGGTGAAGGATCACCGGTTCGGCAACGGGGATGCCGACCTGTACGCCTCCGTGGCGGAGGGACGCCCCGGCGGGATGCCGCCGTTCCTTCCGCAGCTCGGGAAGGACCGGGTGTGGAAGGTGGTCTCCTACATCCGTCGCCTGGAGAGGGAATGA